The region GTTTTGGTTCCACACATAGCCCTGGAACGGCTTGAACGCCGACGCGTAGAAGCGCGAAAGATCAACCGACTCCGTCTGGCCTGCGTCCTCGGGCTCGCCAGGCTCCTGGTCCTCAGCCTGATCCACGTCCTCGGGCTCGTCAGGCTCCTTCTCTTCAGCCATGGCTACATGCTCCCACGCTTCCATGCACGCTCATCAGGCATTTCTGCCGTCCCATGACAGCCCCGCGTGGGGCGGTCGGGGACTACCGCCTGCGCGGGATGGTGACCCGGACCTCCGCCAAGACCACACCGGTCGCCGGGTCGCGGTGCACGGGGACGTACAGGCCCCAGTCGGCGTCACCGGCCGTGAGCCAGCCTCCGGCCCACGGGTTCGGGGTGGTCGACAGCTCACGGCCACCGAGCGGGCCGCCCATGAGTCGGACGATCACAGCGGTACTCCCATCCGGCGGGGCCCTCCCGCCTTCACCCCTTAGCGGGACTCGGCAGCAGAAGGACAGCACCGGAGCGCACGGTGGAAAGGATCGGGTGTGACGTGGACGCCGCCGGAACCCATGCTGAGCGCTCCCGTGCCCATGCCCGAGCTGCGGCCGGGCTGGGCGGCAGAGCCCAAATGGGATGGGTTCCGGGCGCTGGTCTCGGTCGATGCGGGCCGGGTGGTGCTGCGCTCCAGGCGCGGCACTGAGATGGGGCCTGCGTTTCCGGAGGTCGTGGCCGGGGCCGTGCAGCTGCCGGACGCGACAGCGTTGGACGGCGAGTTGGTCGTATGGGATGCCTTGGGCCGTCTCGCGTTCGAGCGGTTGCAGAACCGGCTTGCCCGGCGCGGTGCCGGGGCCGCCCGGGCGGCACAGGAGTGGCCGGCTCACTTCGTCGCGTTCGATCTCGTTCGGCTGTCCGGGACGGATACGGCCGGGTGGCCGTACCGGCGGCGCAGGGCCGCGCTGGAGTCGGTGTTCTCCGCGCGGAGGTTGTCGGCGCCGTGGGCGCTGTGCCCGTCGACCACCGAGGCCGACGTCGTCCGCGAGTGGCTGACGTGGGCGTCGGTCGGCATGGAGGGGGTGGTCTACAAGCGGCTGGACGGCCTCTACGAGCCGTCGGTCAGGGGCTGGTTGAAGTACAAGGTGCGCGAGACGACCGAGGCGATCGTCGGAGCGGTCACCGGCCCGGTGGCCGCTCCCCGCGGTCTGTTGCTCGGCAGGTACGACGACGATGGGCGCCTTCAGTACACCGGCCGGACCGCCAATCTCGCCCGGACGGCCAGCAGCACGTTCGCCGGCCTGCTCACTCCGGCACGGCGCGGCCATCCCTGGACGGGCTGGTCGTTCTCCGCCGGGTGGGGCAGCCGGGAGACGCTGAAGGTCACGCTGGTGGAACCCGAGCTGGTGGTGGAAGTCGGCGTCGACGTCGCCCGCGACGTTTCCGGCCGGTGGCGCCACCCCGCACGATGGCACCGCGCCCGCCCCGACCTCCAGCCCACTGACATCCCCCGACTGCCATCACCGCCGCACTGACGGCGGCACGGCGCGGCGGCCCCGGCGATGCGCAACATTGGTGGGCGCGCCCGATCCCCGGCTGCGTCCGCGCCGCCCATCCCGCCCTCCCTCATCCTCAACTCCAGCCCGGGCATGGGCGAAGGGGGGTCGCAACGGGGATGTCAGCGGCCCGACCACGCTCGTACGCCTGCAGTGACCTGGGCGAACTCCAGGACGCTGCGAAGGCTCGCGCAACATCTAGCGCAACACCCAGTGCAACCCAGTGCCGCAACACCTACCGCAACCTGACGCGATCCCGTGCTCCTGGGCACCCCGGCGTTCCTCATCCGGCCCGCGCTGGCCCCCGGGTGCGAGCCAGCCGCCGCAGCTCGGTACGCGCAGTCGGCACCGAGGGAACGCTCTTCCAGTGCGGGTGCCACCGCAGGCGTACGGACAAGAGCAGCAGGCGGCGGCGCAGGACCGTGGTGTCACGGGACCAGGGCTCGGCGAGCGCTTCGTAGGCGGCGTTCCAGGCGTGCTGCATCTGGACCAGGTCGTTGGGGAAGTCGGTGGAGTCCATACCAGCGTTAGATCGCGAGTTCGAATTTGTCGTCACGTGGGACACTCTCCGAGCGCACTGACCAGCCGTGGTCGGGGGTGGGCACGGCACGGCCGGACCCGTGGTCGGCCTCCTGGTCGCCCCGATCATGACGGCCCGGGCCCGAACCATTGTGTGTATGGTCCGGGCCCGCGCCGTTCGGGTTGCGGGTCAGCGCACGGACCGCGCGGCAGTTCGCAGAAGCCAGCCCGAACGGGCGAAGCGACGTCCGAGCGATGAGAGCGCACGCGGACTCATCGCTTGCCGAGGCTTGGGGCAGTGTCGTCGTCGGCATGAAGACTGCTGCGCTCACTCGCATCTGCCTGAGTCAGCTGGGGGCTGGCGCCGACGCCCGGGTCCGCCGACGCTCCCGCCGCCCGCGCTCGGCTCTTTTTCTGCGCACGCATCCACGTGGCTGCTGCAGCCACTACCGCAGCAGTGATCAGCTGCGCGGGCAACTGCGTCAGGACGCCTTCGATCACTAGCTCGAGGGCGTACTGCAGATAGGTCTTCACCGGTGATCTCCTGCTCGATGCTGGGTTTAGCCCGACTGGAGCGGACTGGATGACGCTTCTACGCTCTCTAGATGCAGCAGGGCCGGTCTACTTGTTCGGTGCCTGCGCCAGACAAGCCCGGATATGGTCGGAGCAGTTCGCGAAACCTGGGGGTGGAGTGGGGAGACGGACGCGTCCGTGGGGGCCGTTGCGGGGACAGTCCGCTGAGGACAACTCTGTGGCCGAAGTGCTGAGGCAGTGGCTGGACAACTCCGGCGGCCTGGGGATGGATGGCCTTCGCAGCAAGCTGACACCCGACCATTTCAAGGACGGTCGGGTTCCTAGTCGCAGCACGCTGTCCGACCGGCTGGCAGGCGTGGCGCTTCGACAGGACTTCATCGAAGCTGTCGCGGACGTCTGTTCGTCCAGCGACACCGCCCGGCAACAGCTCCTCGATGAGGTGCGAGCCGCCCGGCAGCGTGCGCGTACAGCCGGCGCTGACCGGTCGGGGTCTATGGTCCCCGAGGCTCAGCTGGTGATCGTGCAACAGCGATCGCTGGAGGTCTCGGACCGGCTCTTACGGGCCCTGGAACGCCAGCAGCAGCTGGAGCGTGAACGCAACGACGCCAACCACATGGTGCTCATCCTGCTGGGCATGGTGGACAAACTGCAGCGCGACATCGCCGCACTGAACAGGGATCACGACCGCCTACGCGTCTCCAACCCCGCAGAAGAGAATGTGAAGCAGGTCCACGAGCGCCTGACCAGGAGCGAGCAGCAGCGCGAGACTGCCGAGACGGAACTGGCACGGGCTAAGACTGAGCGTCAGAAGGCAGATCAGCTTGCCGAGGAAGCCGCTGAGCAAGTCCGGCTCCTCACCGAGGAACTCGAACAACTACGCGGTGAAGTCCCCGACGCGACCGCTGCCGCAGAAGCGGAGACGACAGTACCGGCAGTTCAGGCACCACTGAATGTAGAAGCCGACGACATCGATCTGGCTCTTTCTAAGGCCGCCCGCCATCTGGACGACCGAGCCGACCGCCTCGACCAGCTTGCCAGCGAACTTCACCTGGACAACCCGCTGGACATCTCTCTCGCCTCAAGCGACGTGCCGGACAACTCGCGGATGTCCGGAGCGGACACGGTCGACCTGACACCCGAGCAGGTAGTGCATGTGCTGGTGGCCGAGGGCGGATCTGACGACCAGGTGCAGGGCTTGCTTGCTCTGGCGGGCCAGACTCTGGCAGTGACAGAGGTGTTGCGCACAGCCGTCCTGCTGCGCTACGCAAATCTCCCTGATGCGGCAGTTCCGCTGTTTGGCGCCGCTTTGGACAGGGCTCGGCCGGTGGAGATGCCTGGGCTGATAGACACGCTGCGCGCCGACGGGCAGGACACGGAGCTGTACCAGCTTTGGAGTCAGATGGCGCAGCGCTGGTCGGCCTCGGACCTTGCCGAGGTCGTCGCCTCGCTGCGTGTGGAGGGTATGGAGGCCCATGGCTCTGACGCCTACCAGGTGCTCAGTGCCGTAGGCAGAGACGCTCCCCCACTGGAGGTGTTGAAGGTCCTGGCGCGGTTGCCAGAACACGACGCCGACTGGGTCGTGGACGCGGCCTGTCGAGACCGCCCGGTGGACGAACTGCCTGCCCTCGAAAAGGCGCTCCGCCGACTCAGAGCGGCCGACGCAACCAGAGTCGCTACGGCGCACGAACGGCGGGTGCAGGCTGCGTCACGTAGGGCCGCAGTTCTCCCCCGCCCTCGCCCCGAAAGCCTGCTGGTGGGTACCAGCGAAGAAGAAGGCGTCGACGAACACCCCCTGGTGCGGCCATTCGCTATATCCGGCGGCAAGACGCGACCCCGGTACGTACTTCCTCCCGAAGCCGTCGTACGTACCACTGCCACTCCTAACCAGCTCAGCGGCCTCCTGCCCGAACACCAGCGCATAGGTGACTTCTGCCGGGACCCCCACGATGTCATCGCCATCGCTGCCCGGCTGAGTATCCCTCTCGGGGTCGCCCGAATCTTCGTAGCAGACCTGGCAGAAGCCAGCCTTGTGCAGATCCAAGTTCCGGCGGCAGCCAGCCCTGCGGAGAGGATGTGGATCAACACCCCGGGGACTGAGCAGTCACCCCCCGACCTGCACGGTGACGGGTCATTCGATACTGATGCGGAAAAGGAAGGTGCACCCGTAGTCGGAGCCTGGCCAGACGTGCGAGAAAATGCAGGTGAGGACAGCCTCGGGCGCGGGGACACGCCCCTGCCACCCGCCAGGCAGGCGTTCGTAGATGAAGTAACCGACCAACTGATCAAGCCCCTGTTCGATGCAGGCTGGACCAACGAACGCATCAGCGCTGCTATGGACAGCAGCATCTCCTACGCGACGCTGAGGCGCATTTCTGAGGGCGAGTACCTGCCGGGCCCCAGAACTATGGAAGCCGTTATAGAACTGGTAGGCCGACAGCGACAGTTGTCGGTGAAGGCGAACACCCGCCTCATGACGGCGTACCTCAGAGCACTGCGTGAAGCAGATTCGGCTCTGTACGACCGGTACCTCGAAGAAGATGCGGAGATGCGACGCTTGTCCGCCGCCGACAGCGGACAAGCTACAGACGGCAGGCTCAAGACCTGACCAGGTGATCCATAGGGGTGCCCCGCAGCCGATTCGGGGACCCCTACAGCACCTCTGCCCGCAGGAGCACGGACCGCTGGAAGTGGGGGGCAGCCCACCCCATCGCCGTGGCGCAGCGGGTCAAGGTCGTCGCAGCTGCTGTGGTGCCGACGGCCGCGCCGGACCCGCTCGCCTCACGGGAACGGCTCAGTTGGACGGCTGTCCGACCTCCTGGGCAGGTTGGGCAAGCGCAGCGTGGGCCAGACCGGATCCCACCGCCAGGACATCCACGCGGCGGTGTCCGCGAAGGGACCGGAGCGTTCCTCGATCATCGCGAGAGCCTGCGCGCGGGCTGTGTCCACGGCCTGGTGCTCGAGGTCGGTGACGATGCCGAGTCGTCGTACGTGCGCGTACTCGTCTTCGTCCTTCCACGTGAGGCTGCTCAGGTCAGGGTCGGCGACCAGGTCCAGGGCCAGGTCGAAGGTGTCGAACCCGTCGCCGGTCCGCGTCGTGGAGGTGCTCGAAGTTCACGTACCAGTGGCGCATCCCGGCGGGCGTGCAGAAGGCGTTGATGCTGAACCAGGCGTCCGGCGGCTTCCACAGCAGCAGTTCGGTGTCCTGCCACACGCCAGGGGCGACCTCCCATACACCGGTGGCCATCATGTCGAACGCCTCCGTGCGTAGCGAACGGTCGTCCTCTTCATGGGACTTGGCGTACAGGGCCGGCCAGCGGGCTTCCGCGCCCGGCGCGCAGGCGGCCACCAGCGCCTCGCTCGTGTCGGTGACGACCCGCAGTGCCTGCTCGCTCCACACCCGGCCGCCGCGGTACACGTCGCGCCGGACAACCGTCCGCCCCGTCTCGAAACTGTCCAACCGCTCCTCCGTCATCCGTCAGCACCGCCATCAGATCAAGCATCTGCCCCTCCGCGCGCCCGTCTCCGGAACCTCCATCGCCCTCTCCGCCGCACACATTTGGTCCCGATCACTTCGGCGGCCGGGCCCTTCCAGTTCATGTGTTCGCTATCGGCCCGCGATGCATCCGTCGCCCTCAAACTGTGCCGATCATCAGAGCGGGGGCGGTCCCGGTTGCAGGATCTCCCCCAGCGCGAAGCCGACCGCCATATCGGCCTGCCACTGCACTTCGGCGACCTCCCGCTCGACCCTCGCACCTTCGCCTTCTGCAGCTCTGCCTTGCGCTGATCGCCGAGGGCTGTGAGTCGCGCCGTGTCGTCCGCGATGACGCGGCACACCAGATCCACGGCTGCTTCCAGCTCTTCATCGCTTCCCGCCCGGCCGGCGAACTCCGCCAGTGCTTTCTCCAACGCCTCGGCACCGCCACGGCCAAGGACATCGCTCAAGAACTCGTGATCCATCTCGCATTGTCGCGGAACCCGACGGGTCCCACAGCCTGAGCATCAGGCGATCACCCGTACGAGACGGTTCGCTGGGCTCAGAGAAGTCGTTCACGGCCAGACCTTGTTCCTCGCGGCCCGCCGGAGAGCGTGCTCTGCTTCAAGGTTGGCGTCCAGGGCGGTGATCTCGTCCAGGCGGTCACGTGTCTCGGCAGGCAGAAGCGTGACGGCCGCCGCGACCTGAGCGAGCACCGGAAGGTGCGCGGTCGCGGCCTGCCAGGACAGGCCTGCCAGGACCCCGGTCTGGCGGAAGGCCGCGGCGGCCGTCCGGTGTCCGTACTGGGCCGCGAAGACCGCGAAGGCGTGGGTCGCGTCGAGCAGGGCCTGCTGCTCCCCCAGCCGGTCGTCCTGCTGCATCAAGGTAGTGACGGTGCGCCGTCCGGCGGCCAGAGCGGCGAACAGTCGCCGCCGGGATGCGGCTGCCTGCCGGTCGGTGACTCCCAGCGGCTGGGTGAGCGGTGATCCCGCGGCGTAGCGGCGTTTGAGCTCCGCGTCCAGGACGTGGACCGCGTCGAGGCGTGCCTGCAGGCGCTCCAGGGTTTTCCGGCCGTCCGGCAGCGGATCGGGTCCCAGCGCCTGCCAGGCGGTGTAGCGCGCGAGCATCAGGTCTGCTTCCTGGCTGCGCCGGCCGATCAGCCACGGCAGGGCCCGTCCTGCGGCGAAGCGGCGCAGTTCGGTTCGGTGTTTGCGGCGCTTGTCGCCGGTCTGCCTGCAGGGTTCGCACTCCTGGCCGCTCGTGGTGACGCGGATCTTTCCCGATCCGCAGACCGGACAGGGCAGCCGGGAAGCCACCACCTGGATCAGACGTCCGTTGCGGTGCTCCGGCGATATCCGCCCGCCCACCTGCCGTACCGCACCCACCTTGCGCCGCCGTCCAGCCGCCATAACCGGCCCCTCCCCCACTAGCCCGTACGTCAAGGCCCGGTATGCCCCAGCAGTCCAGGCGCTAGACCAACTCCCGGTGCATTGGCGTCACTTCGACGCTGGTGCACGCGGGACTGGACGACCCGTTCACGTACGTTCCGCCGATCAAACCGCCGTCTCAGGGAGAGAACCGGTCAGGAAACCCGCAGGAGTGTGGCGGCGGGGCCAATTGCACCGGGCCCGAATTTGTCGCGGATGCGGTCGGTGACCTCTTCGGTGACCAGGCGGTCCTCGCGCGTTGTGTCGAGGCTGATCTGCTGGGCGACCTGGTCGGCGCCGGCCAGGTCCTCGCCTCGGAGGGCGAGTCCGGTGAGGCGGCCGCGTTGGAGGCCTGCGGCATCGATGAGCCGGTACGCCATGGTCCTCAGGTCGTCCTCGTGCGCGGAGGCTTCCGTCAGTCGGCGCGACTTCTCCCAGGACGGGCCGCCGGCGAACTTGAGCGTGAGGGCCAGGGCTCGGGCCACCTGTCCCCGGCGGCGCAGTACCTGTCCGAGCTGGACGACCAGATCGAGGAGCGCGGCGCGGACTGCGGCTCCGTCCAGGGCGTCGCGGGGGAAGGTGACGTGGACGCTGGTGGAGGTGGGCAGCGCCTGCGGGGTGACGGGGCGGGGGTCGATGCCGCGGGCGCGGTCGGCGGCCAGGCGTCCGGCGCGGCCTCCCAGGATGCGCTGCACGGTGGCCGGCGCCAGTCCGGCGAGCAGGCCGACGCGGTCCACTCCATATCCCTTCAGTGCGGCGGCCTGGCGGGGGCCGATGCCGTGGAGGGCGTCGACGGGCAGCGGTTCCAGCCAGCCGGTGACCTGGCCGGGGTCGACAGCGAGGACGCCGCCGGGATCAGTGATCTGGCGGGAGGCGGTGGCCGCGACCGTGATCGTCGGCCCGACGCCGACTCTCACGTCGACACCCAGTAGCGCGACGCTCCGCAGACGCACGATTTCTCCGAGCCGACGGGCGTCGGCGCGGTGGCAGCGCAGCGCGCCCTTCAGCTCCACCAGGGCTGCGGACGGGGGCAGCGCCTGGACCACCGGGGACAGGTCCGCGAGTAGTTCCAGGACCTGTCGGAAGGTGTCTTCGGGCAGCCGGTCGGGGCAGCGCACATGCATCACACTCGACACCCCTCGTGTCTGAACTCCAGCATTCATGGACGCCCACCTCCTCCACCCCACGCTATCGAACTAATATTCGAACACGCGACAGGCGGGCATCGCCCCTCCACTTAGAATCGGAAACATGTTCGATGATCTGCCGCCTGATCTGGCGCGACTGGATGCGCTGAGGGTGTGGCACGCCCTGTGGCTGGAGCGCATCGACCGCAAGATCGCCTACCTCCGGCAGCGACAGGCCGAAGAGGAACACGGCCGCCGCAACCGGCCACGGCCCCCGGACTGGATCGTCGAACTCGGCACCAGCACCGGACAGCCCCTCCAGGTCCACGACGGCGAATGCGGCATGGCCGGCACACGGCAACGCGCCATCGACCGCGACGAAGCCCGCCGCCTGCTCACCACCGGACAGGTGCAGGCATGTCCGTTCTGCCACCCCGACACCCAACTGCACATCATCGACTTAGCCGACCCGACGGGGCCGCCACGGCGGAGCCTCGAACGACCGCGCCGTCCCGCCCCGACTGGGGCGACCGCGATGTTGACCTAGAACAGGACTCCGCCGATGACCACGACTCCCCCGCCGCCCGTCAACGAGCCGGACCCGTCCGCACTGACCTGCCCCGGTGACCGAGTCGGCCTCTGCGCCGGGTGCCAGCGCAAGACCCACCGGTACGGCTCAGGCGGGTGTCCGCTGTGCCAGTGGTGCATGAAGCCGGCGATGGAGCGGTGGGGCCCAGGCGTGCGCTACGTCAGCATTCGCGCCTAACGACGGCCACGGTCTCGCCTCCTCGACTGAACCGCGGGACTGACGGAGGGCCGCTTCTTCCTCGCCGACGCCATGGCGATCTACGCGCCCCGTTTCGTCGCCGCCTTCTTCGTGACAGTCTTCTTGACTGCCGTCTTCCTGGCTGCGGACTTCTTCTTCGGCAGCTCGTGCACGTCGGCTTCCCTGCCCTCACCGCGGGAGGCCTTCGCCTTGGCCACGGACTCTTCGAGCGCCGCCATCAGATCGAGCACCCGCCCTGTCGGCTCCGCGGCCGCCGGCGCTACGGGCGGCGCACGGTGCTCCAGCTTCGCCTCGATCACCTGCTCCAGGGCCTCGGTGTATGTGTCCACGGCGAAGTCGGCGTCCTCGATGCCGTCGTGGGTCATCGAGTCGATGAGAGCCCGCGCCCCGGCGACCTCGTCCTCGTCCTCGTCCAGCTCGACTTCTTCCGGGGCCAGCTCGGAAGGGTCGCGGATCTCGTCCGGCCAGCGCATCGCGTGCAAGACGATCGCGTCGTCCCGCACGCGCAGCAGGCCCAGACGTTCTCTGCCGGACCAGGCGTACTTCGCCACCGCGACCTTCGAGCTCCGCTCCAGCGCCTTCCGCAGCAGGACGTACGGCTTGGCCGCCACCTGACCCTTCGCCTGCAGGTAGTAACCCTCGGCGATCATCAAAGGGTCGATCGAGGACGCCGGTACGAAAGCGTGGATCTCGATCGCCTTCGCCGTCGGCAGCGGCATCTCCCGCAGCTCTTCGTCGGTGACGGCGATGACCCGGTCCTTGGAGACCTCGTAGCCCTTGCCGATCTCATCCTGCCTGACCTCACGGTCCTCGATCTCGCAGTACTTGCGCACCCGGACGCGCGCCATGTCTTCGAGGTGGATCTGGTGAAAGCGGACGCTGTGGTCCTCGGTGGCCGACTGGACGTTGACCGGCACGCTGACCAGGCCGAAGCTGATCGCGCCGCTCCAGACGGTTCGGGGCATGGGGCACCTCCATAACAGGCCCCGAGCACGGTCAGCCTACGAGCCGGCAGTGACACGGGCACCTCGACGCCGCGTGCGAGCGGGGGCACCCTGGAACGCAGCTCCGGGGGGCCGATGGAATGGGTCTCGCTGGCCAGCACGACCGTGGGCGCAGGAATCGCCACCGCGTCGGCCGGGATCCTCGAGGACGTACCCGTAGCGCCTCCAGGCCCGGGTGACTCAAAAAGCCGGGCTTCCACGCCGTCTGCCGTGGATCTGCTGCCCGCCCGGGTCGGCCTGGCGAACCAGGGTGGGCGGGAGAAAGGCCAATCACATTGACGGCAGCCTCCGCCCGAGGCTCAACCGAAGCCGGGGCAGCCGACATTTTCTGTCTCGCAGGACGCCCAGACGTCGCAGGCCTCGCCGCTACGACAGGATTTCCTGTGCGTCTGAAGGGACTTGGACGACGGGCTGGCGCAGGTCCAGGTAGCAGCGCAGCCGTACACCGGGCTGACCGGCGTCCCGCGTCGTCTGCTCCGTGATCGATGTAGCCCAGCGTTCGGCGAGCAGTTGCTGGACGGCGAGCGCGGTGGCGTCGTCTGCGGCTGCGACGTCGACGACAACCAGGCCCGGCCGGCTTACATGCGTCTCGTTGATCGGGTCCATGTACATCACTACGCCCAGGCTCCCAAGGGGAGTTCCGCCGGTGCGGGGTCTTCACCCGACCGAGTGGCGCCGTGCTCGGGCCAGTACGTCAGTGGCGCGCTGGCCGCCGGCCTCACCGCTCCCACAGCGGGCGGGCAAGCCCGGTCCCGCCGCAGTGGAAGCAGCGGCCCGAGCGGGCAGTTCCCGGCGTGCCGATGGTGTCGGCGGCGTCCAGCAGGAGCCGGGTGAGGCCGGTCAGGTGGTCCTTGTGCAGCGCGAGGTCATGGCGCCTGCCCACCATGATGTCCAGGGCGACGTCGGGGCCAAGGGTCCGGGCGTCCCAGCTGATGCCGCGCGTGGCGGTGGAGATCATGTCGTACAGGTCGCTGGTGGTCTGCGGCAATCCGGCTGCCGGTGAGGGCACTTGCCCATGGCCGTCCGGTCCGTGCTTTATGTCGCGCCGGTGAGCGAGGCCGGCGCGGGCTGCCACCACGGGGGCGGGACCGGGCCCGTGGCGTGGGTGTTGGGCCAGTCCTCCAGCAGGCGGTCGTCCTGGTGGTCGTCCCGGTGACCGCGGTCGCGGTCGCAGTACCAGCGGCCGAGGCGCGAGGAGTGCATCGCCGGGCAGGTCAGCTTCCCGCCGAACCGTACCCGGATCTCGTCCTCGATCCCGGGGGTCGGTTCCACATCGAAGGAGGCCGCCTCCACCGCGGACACGACAGCCCGCACGGCGTTCATCGCCGCCTCCGCGTCGGCATCGGACCACACACGCAGGTAACCCCCGCGGTGCACGTCCCGGGAGAATGCCGAGCCGATGATGACGAACGGGTGCCGGCCACCGATCAGGGCGCGCTCGGTCACCTCGGTCACGAACTCATGCGGGTCAACGAGCACATAGCCGGTCCGCCGCAGTGCACCGCCGCGGCCGTCCTCGTACGGGTGCAGGCGACGGCCGTCGATATCGCGAGGACGCCGCCCGTGACCGCGTCGGCGACCCGGTACCGATCCGTTCCACGGTCCCGGTCCAGGATCCGTACGTACCGGGGCGGGCCGCTCGCGGACGCGCACGACCGGTAGATCTGGCCGCGCTGCAGATGGACCTGCGCGACCGAGAGTTCATCGTCCACAGCATCTCCAGGAGAGTGTTCAGCAGCCTCGAAACCCTATCGGGGCCCTTCCGCGCGATTGTCGGCCCGGAACATGGGTCAGCTGCTGCTCGGTGCCACGGTCTGCGGGGCGGGCGCGGCCTCCAGCCGGTCAAGCCGTTCGTAGAGGGCA is a window of Streptomyces sp. B21-083 DNA encoding:
- a CDS encoding DNA polymerase Y family protein gives rise to the protein MNAGVQTRGVSSVMHVRCPDRLPEDTFRQVLELLADLSPVVQALPPSAALVELKGALRCHRADARRLGEIVRLRSVALLGVDVRVGVGPTITVAATASRQITDPGGVLAVDPGQVTGWLEPLPVDALHGIGPRQAAALKGYGVDRVGLLAGLAPATVQRILGGRAGRLAADRARGIDPRPVTPQALPTSTSVHVTFPRDALDGAAVRAALLDLVVQLGQVLRRRGQVARALALTLKFAGGPSWEKSRRLTEASAHEDDLRTMAYRLIDAAGLQRGRLTGLALRGEDLAGADQVAQQISLDTTREDRLVTEEVTDRIRDKFGPGAIGPAATLLRVS
- a CDS encoding DUF742 domain-containing protein; amino-acid sequence: MAEVLRQWLDNSGGLGMDGLRSKLTPDHFKDGRVPSRSTLSDRLAGVALRQDFIEAVADVCSSSDTARQQLLDEVRAARQRARTAGADRSGSMVPEAQLVIVQQRSLEVSDRLLRALERQQQLERERNDANHMVLILLGMVDKLQRDIAALNRDHDRLRVSNPAEENVKQVHERLTRSEQQRETAETELARAKTERQKADQLAEEAAEQVRLLTEELEQLRGEVPDATAAAEAETTVPAVQAPLNVEADDIDLALSKAARHLDDRADRLDQLASELHLDNPLDISLASSDVPDNSRMSGADTVDLTPEQVVHVLVAEGGSDDQVQGLLALAGQTLAVTEVLRTAVLLRYANLPDAAVPLFGAALDRARPVEMPGLIDTLRADGQDTELYQLWSQMAQRWSASDLAEVVASLRVEGMEAHGSDAYQVLSAVGRDAPPLEVLKVLARLPEHDADWVVDAACRDRPVDELPALEKALRRLRAADATRVATAHERRVQAASRRAAVLPRPRPESLLVGTSEEEGVDEHPLVRPFAISGGKTRPRYVLPPEAVVRTTATPNQLSGLLPEHQRIGDFCRDPHDVIAIAARLSIPLGVARIFVADLAEASLVQIQVPAAASPAERMWINTPGTEQSPPDLHGDGSFDTDAEKEGAPVVGAWPDVRENAGEDSLGRGDTPLPPARQAFVDEVTDQLIKPLFDAGWTNERISAAMDSSISYATLRRISEGEYLPGPRTMEAVIELVGRQRQLSVKANTRLMTAYLRALREADSALYDRYLEEDAEMRRLSAADSGQATDGRLKT
- a CDS encoding ATP-dependent DNA ligase yields the protein MTWTPPEPMLSAPVPMPELRPGWAAEPKWDGFRALVSVDAGRVVLRSRRGTEMGPAFPEVVAGAVQLPDATALDGELVVWDALGRLAFERLQNRLARRGAGAARAAQEWPAHFVAFDLVRLSGTDTAGWPYRRRRAALESVFSARRLSAPWALCPSTTEADVVREWLTWASVGMEGVVYKRLDGLYEPSVRGWLKYKVRETTEAIVGAVTGPVAAPRGLLLGRYDDDGRLQYTGRTANLARTASSTFAGLLTPARRGHPWTGWSFSAGWGSRETLKVTLVEPELVVEVGVDVARDVSGRWRHPARWHRARPDLQPTDIPRLPSPPH
- the ku gene encoding non-homologous end joining protein Ku — protein: MPRTVWSGAISFGLVSVPVNVQSATEDHSVRFHQIHLEDMARVRVRKYCEIEDREVRQDEIGKGYEVSKDRVIAVTDEELREMPLPTAKAIEIHAFVPASSIDPLMIAEGYYLQAKGQVAAKPYVLLRKALERSSKVAVAKYAWSGRERLGLLRVRDDAIVLHAMRWPDEIRDPSELAPEEVELDEDEDEVAGARALIDSMTHDGIEDADFAVDTYTEALEQVIEAKLEHRAPPVAPAAAEPTGRVLDLMAALEESVAKAKASRGEGREADVHELPKKKSAARKTAVKKTVTKKAATKRGA
- a CDS encoding DUF6233 domain-containing protein — encoded protein: MFDDLPPDLARLDALRVWHALWLERIDRKIAYLRQRQAEEEHGRRNRPRPPDWIVELGTSTGQPLQVHDGECGMAGTRQRAIDRDEARRLLTTGQVQACPFCHPDTQLHIIDLADPTGPPRRSLERPRRPAPTGATAMLT
- a CDS encoding DUF6207 family protein, yielding MDPINETHVSRPGLVVVDVAAADDATALAVQQLLAERWATSITEQTTRDAGQPGVRLRCYLDLRQPVVQVPSDAQEILS